AGAAGATGAAAAAGCCACACGGCAGACTAACATCAAATGCTATTAATATGGCACCGATACTCCAAGGCACCCAACACAGAACAAAGGCAATCACGATAGCGATTGACATCTTCAGCACGTTCTTGCTTCTTCTAACTCGCTCGTTCTGAGCCTGGAGCGAAGTCTCCCCTGGTGTCATCTGTGACTGGAGCTTGCAAATAATGATGGAATAAAGAACCGTTATCAAGACAACCGGGAAGTAAAATAACACAGCAAATGTTGCCAGCAAGTAATTTGCATGAGTAGATGATTCTCCAAACATCTCGTTCCAATGCAGCTCACATGCAATTTTTTCAGGATGTTCACTGAGTTTCCAGGCAAGACATTTGGGCAAATTTATCGCTATAGCGACGATCCATGTAACAATAATAAAGACCAAGCATCGGCTTAAATTGATGATTGGTGAACGCAAGGGGAAAACAACAGCTTCAAATCGCTCGACTGAGATTGGAACCAGGCTCTGAATAGAGACTGCAACAGAGAAGCTTGGTAGtagttcttttattttacacattgtatCGCCCGAGCTCCCGCGAAAGATCCATGAGCTGGGCTTGAACGCTAGCATTATTGCAATGCCCACGGATATCAGAAAGAGAAGGTCTGACATGGCCATGTTGACAATGAAAAAATTGATTGGCTTCCTCATGGTCTTTATCTTGTATACTATTAATCCAACACTACCATTTCCAACTGCTGAAACAACGAAGATAAAACAATACGACGAGATCACTCCGATTCGCGCTGTTTTATCAGTCAATGGATAGGAGCAGGTTGAGGTGTTGTTTGCCTTGTTCATGCCTTTAGACGACCTTCGATACGCAGGATGTTTTCGTTATAAAGTTAAATGCACACGctattttttccctttattaTTTCCCTTCATTCGAGTCAGCGACGTTACCCGCGAGACAACACATGGCCTTCGGCGACCGACTGTGGCCTTGCGGGATATTTAAAACGGAGCTTACTTTGTATCTCCGACTTGAAAATGACAAAAGCAATGATAATCTTATCTGTTTCCTGAAAGGAATTGCCAACCAAATTAAAAGGTGTTCGAAACGGATTcttcctttatttttatttggtaAATGGCGCGCCAACTCCTTCAAAGACTAGACTTCAACTAAAACCTCATAGTGGTCTTTTTGAGCCGGGTTTTTAAAATTATCTAGCTATCGTGTTCAGACACAACTTTCTGTCAACCAGACACCTATGTGGTAAACCAGAAGACTAAAAAGtaccttttcttcattttttttaagtagacagaaatcaattatttctctttttaagGGTGATTTGAATATtgataaaattgaaacaatccgaatttgattttgaaatttgaagacTGCCAGATGAATGAAGACTACATTATTAATTCAGTGGTTTCTAACGATTTTTTGTCACTTATTTTTCAACCTACCATTTCCTTTACTCTTTACTTGTTCTGAATATTTCTCTGAAAGTATAGCAACCTACTCCGTGACTTACGGATCACTTACCATCATTTTTTCCTAAACACTCATGTTTTGATCGGCTAACAATGTCAAAAGATAAACAGACGGTTACTCTTTTCGTGATTAAGATGTTGACTTCTTACACTACTTTCATACACTCCAGAgggaaacgatttttttttgggaaaatgaCCAAGACCACATATTCGACATCTATTACTCTGTTATTAGTATCATAGATATAAActgcaaatggtttgaacccaggagtcatatcgtAATTAAGTAAAGTTCGATCATCCGGTGAGTGTAGTGCTGAGAAGGACTGTTAGAGATGACCTTGACTCAAGGCTTTTATAGATTGCGCAGTAAAAGTAGGATATTATGCTACTAGCAGTGCCCATTTTTTGCCAAAGTTATGCCCAAATTATTCTTAACTTATGctcgtttttccaaattatCCCACTTGTTCTTAAAATTGTTCCTTTTGCAAAATTAGCTAAAAAACCACGATCGTGTTGCAATACCTTTTTAGTGTCACCAGCTCCtcttctattgtattttgctttaGGCAACGGTGTCTAACTATATTTGCTGGTTCTGGTATGGTCTCGGGACAAGTTCACGGGCGGCATGGCTGACGCCATTTTTCAAACATTTAAATGAGAGGTACTGTGACCAACACTATCTGGCAACCCTCTAGGGGGGTTCTCCCTCAGTTACCAAACTGCGATTGCGgctaacaaaattgaacaaaaatggtCTCAGGCTTATCAATATATACCGATTATGCTAGCAATGCTACTTTTTCAAAATAAGCGAATATATGCTTGTTTTCTCAAATTATGCAAAACGTTATGCTAGTGCAATCTATAAAAGCCTAATTGACTGAGTTTTGACAACCtaagcggaagtcatcttcagagtgacTGACT
Above is a window of Montipora capricornis isolate CH-2021 chromosome 6, ASM3666992v2, whole genome shotgun sequence DNA encoding:
- the LOC138050332 gene encoding QRFP-like peptide receptor gives rise to the protein MNKANNTSTCSYPLTDKTARIGVISSYCFIFVVSAVGNGSVGLIVYKIKTMRKPINFFIVNMAMSDLLFLISVGIAIMLAFKPSSWIFRGSSGDTMCKIKELLPSFSVAVSIQSLVPISVERFEAVVFPLRSPIINLSRCLVFIIVTWIVAIAINLPKCLAWKLSEHPEKIACELHWNEMFGESSTHANYLLATFAVLFYFPVVLITVLYSIIICKLQSQMTPGETSLQAQNERVRRSKNVLKMSIAIVIAFVLCWVPWSIGAILIAFDVSLPCGFFIFWITDNVLLVSNSAINPCICFTFSRNYQMSFKKILKCFHLTQRQRDAEQNEPNLQLVLSKRHGFLGLSMREKRFDYVTTEAI